A region of Candidatus Hydrogenedentota bacterium DNA encodes the following proteins:
- a CDS encoding PTS sugar transporter subunit IIA produces the protein MSLFGVQIPVSSIHVIPAGTSKADALDILVGAVARTGATTDRDALQQAVHEREAVMSTGIGGGVAIPHVRIPQVRCASIAVGVAPDGIEYGTLDNSPVHILVLFAMPEGADKEYLRLLAQVMAALKNTAVYERLVACRTPEEVHAVLEGNPV, from the coding sequence ATGAGCCTTTTTGGAGTACAGATTCCCGTATCCAGCATTCATGTCATCCCTGCCGGAACATCCAAGGCCGATGCATTGGATATTCTGGTCGGCGCAGTTGCCCGCACCGGCGCGACCACCGACCGGGACGCCTTGCAGCAGGCCGTGCACGAGCGCGAGGCCGTCATGAGCACCGGCATCGGCGGGGGCGTCGCCATCCCGCACGTGCGCATCCCGCAAGTCCGGTGCGCCAGTATCGCGGTGGGCGTCGCGCCGGATGGCATTGAATATGGCACGCTCGACAACAGCCCCGTGCACATTCTGGTCCTGTTTGCCATGCCCGAAGGCGCAGACAAGGAATACCTGCGCCTGCTGGCGCAGGTCATGGCCGCGCTCAAGAATACGGCGGTCTACGAGCGCCTGGTCGCCTGCCGCACGCCGGAGGAGGTGCATGCCGTGCTTGAAGGGAACCCCGTGTAG
- a CDS encoding bifunctional acetate--CoA ligase family protein/GNAT family N-acetyltransferase, which translates to MTYELEHETDERLPVREPLRPLFAPRSVAVIGASDRPGSIGRALVQNLISSPFGGTVYPVNPKYRNVLGIHTYPKIASVPEAVDLALIATRAATVPDIVRECVDAGVKAAAVISSGFREIGAAGRDLEQRILAEAQRGRMRVLGPNSFGIMNPISGLNATFAHAMVRPGSVGFISQSGALNMAVLDWSLRANVGFSAFLCAGSMTDIGWGDLIDHLGNDLRTRSIVIYMETIDDAQTFLSAARRVSLKKPIIILKGGETEAAARAAASHVGALAGSDQVFEAAFRRSGVLRVRDIESLFRMAEVLGLQPRPKGPRLTILTNAGGFGILATDALLNVGAELAPLSPETLDALDKVLPPHWSHSNPINVFSDADLDRYARTIEIAANNPESDGLLLVLTPQAMIDPTQTAERLKTLQIPRDKPMLACLMGGVALATSEAILKQAGIPTFPYPDIAARVFYYMWRYTYNLRGLYETPSPAPEDDAPGRAAAAAIVEAAHREGRVQLSEAESKAVLAAYGIPVVETRIAETEEDAVAAAAAIGYPVALKVHSDSVVHKSERGGVRLHLSRETEVRAAYRSLSRRFPEEDFLGVTVQPMVTAEGYELILGSTVDPQFGPVILFGAGGALVEMLRDRAVALAPLNSSLALRLMEQTRVYKALQGFRGRRPVDVRPLQHVLTRLSRLVMENPRIRDIDINPMLAGPNVLVALDAAIILHPPSLPDARLPKPVIRPYPQQYVTRETVKGAPITFRPIRPEDEPLMVAFHEALSDDSVYYRFLVPVPLSLRVQHETLAGMCSIDYSRDMGIVAEREHPGTGAPEIVAVGRLNRVPGSNAADFALVVCDHCQGLGLGRALLGRLIDIGREEGLELIIGTILPENRRMLELCRKLGFRLVKRPGEEVIAVYRYATAAKP; encoded by the coding sequence ATGACCTACGAGTTGGAGCATGAGACAGACGAGCGGCTTCCGGTGCGGGAGCCGCTGCGGCCGCTGTTTGCGCCGCGGTCGGTGGCGGTAATCGGCGCATCGGACCGTCCCGGGAGCATTGGCCGCGCGCTGGTGCAGAACCTGATCAGTTCGCCCTTCGGCGGGACGGTCTATCCGGTCAACCCGAAATACCGGAACGTATTGGGAATTCACACGTATCCCAAGATAGCCTCCGTACCCGAAGCGGTGGATTTGGCCCTTATCGCCACGCGCGCGGCGACTGTACCCGACATCGTGCGCGAGTGCGTCGATGCCGGGGTCAAGGCGGCGGCGGTCATCTCGTCGGGTTTTCGCGAGATCGGGGCGGCGGGCCGGGACCTCGAGCAGCGCATCCTGGCCGAGGCGCAGCGGGGCCGGATGCGCGTGCTGGGGCCGAACAGTTTCGGGATTATGAACCCGATCTCAGGGCTGAACGCGACGTTCGCGCACGCCATGGTGCGCCCCGGCTCGGTCGGGTTCATCAGCCAGAGCGGCGCGCTCAACATGGCCGTGCTCGATTGGAGCCTGCGCGCGAATGTGGGGTTCAGCGCCTTCCTGTGCGCGGGATCCATGACGGACATCGGCTGGGGCGACCTCATCGACCATCTCGGCAACGACCTGCGCACGCGCAGTATCGTCATTTACATGGAGACTATCGACGACGCACAGACGTTCCTCTCCGCGGCGCGGCGCGTATCGCTGAAGAAGCCGATTATCATCCTGAAAGGCGGTGAAACGGAGGCGGCGGCGCGCGCCGCCGCGTCGCACGTGGGCGCGCTCGCGGGCAGCGACCAGGTGTTCGAGGCGGCGTTCCGGCGTTCCGGCGTCCTGCGCGTGCGCGACATCGAGAGCCTGTTCCGCATGGCGGAAGTGCTGGGTCTGCAGCCGCGCCCGAAAGGGCCCCGGCTCACCATCCTCACGAATGCCGGCGGGTTCGGCATCCTGGCGACGGACGCACTCCTGAACGTGGGCGCGGAACTCGCGCCGCTCTCGCCGGAGACGCTGGACGCGCTGGACAAGGTGTTGCCGCCGCACTGGAGCCACAGCAACCCGATCAACGTGTTCAGCGACGCCGACCTCGACCGCTATGCGAGGACCATCGAGATCGCTGCGAACAATCCGGAGAGCGACGGACTGTTGCTCGTGCTCACGCCGCAGGCGATGATCGACCCGACGCAGACGGCGGAACGGCTCAAGACACTGCAAATCCCGCGCGACAAGCCCATGCTGGCATGCCTCATGGGCGGCGTGGCGCTGGCGACGTCCGAAGCCATTCTCAAGCAGGCGGGCATTCCCACGTTTCCGTACCCGGACATTGCCGCGCGCGTCTTCTATTACATGTGGCGCTACACCTACAACCTGCGTGGCCTGTACGAAACGCCTTCGCCCGCGCCGGAGGACGACGCGCCCGGCCGCGCCGCGGCCGCCGCTATTGTCGAAGCGGCGCACCGGGAAGGGCGCGTGCAGTTGAGCGAGGCGGAGTCAAAGGCGGTCCTGGCGGCGTACGGCATCCCGGTGGTCGAGACGCGCATCGCCGAGACGGAAGAAGACGCAGTGGCGGCGGCGGCGGCCATCGGCTACCCCGTGGCGCTGAAGGTGCACTCGGATTCGGTGGTGCACAAATCGGAACGGGGCGGCGTGCGGCTGCACCTGAGCCGGGAAACCGAGGTTCGCGCGGCGTACCGCTCCTTGTCCCGGCGTTTTCCCGAGGAGGATTTCCTGGGCGTCACAGTGCAGCCCATGGTTACGGCGGAAGGGTATGAGTTAATCCTGGGCAGTACGGTAGACCCACAGTTCGGGCCCGTCATCCTCTTCGGGGCGGGCGGCGCGCTGGTCGAAATGCTGCGTGACCGCGCCGTGGCCCTCGCGCCGCTCAATTCGAGCCTGGCATTGCGCCTCATGGAGCAGACCCGCGTCTACAAGGCACTCCAAGGATTCCGCGGCCGGCGCCCGGTCGATGTGCGGCCCCTGCAACACGTCCTGACCCGGCTCAGCCGCTTGGTCATGGAAAACCCGCGCATCCGGGACATCGACATCAACCCGATGCTCGCGGGGCCAAACGTGCTCGTCGCGCTGGACGCCGCGATCATTCTGCATCCGCCCTCGCTGCCGGATGCCCGCCTTCCCAAACCCGTGATTCGGCCCTATCCGCAACAATACGTTACGCGCGAGACGGTCAAAGGCGCGCCGATCACGTTCCGCCCAATACGCCCGGAGGACGAACCGCTGATGGTCGCGTTTCACGAGGCGCTGTCCGACGACTCGGTGTATTACCGGTTTCTGGTGCCGGTGCCGCTGAGCCTGCGGGTCCAGCATGAGACGCTCGCGGGCATGTGTTCGATCGACTACAGCCGCGACATGGGCATCGTGGCCGAGCGCGAACATCCCGGCACGGGCGCGCCAGAAATTGTCGCTGTGGGCCGCCTGAACCGTGTCCCCGGCTCCAACGCGGCGGATTTCGCGCTGGTCGTGTGCGACCATTGCCAGGGACTGGGACTCGGCCGGGCGCTGCTCGGGCGGCTTATCGACATAGGCCGCGAGGAAGGCCTGGAACTCATCATAGGCACGATCCTGCCCGAGAACCGGCGCATGCTCGAATTATGCCGGAAACTGGGTTTCCGCCTGGTCAAACGGCCCGGCGAAGAAGTTATCGCGGTGTACCGCTACGCCACCGCGGCGAAACCATGA
- a CDS encoding isoleucine--tRNA ligase, translating to MSKQVFEPAPTPFQFAKAEEEIIRFWKERGIYHKSLEQRKNAPKFVFYEGPPTANGLPHPGHCLTRTVKDIFPRYKTMTGHYCERKAGWDTHGLPVEIEVCKELGILEGGKTAIESYGVEQFNHACIDSVFRYQKEWEELTDRIGFWVDLEEAYVTYHQSYVESVWWALKQLFERGLLYQGHKVVWWWAQGGTALSAGEVGEGYRDTDDPAITVALTLTPESAAQLGLGGVKAHLLVWTTTPWTLLSNCAACVGADIEYAFVNLELKDGSHEVVILATPLVEKYFPKGAEVLRAVRGADLLGLHYMPLFNYGPAQAIEGSGAPGDIWCVIAGDFVDLETGTGIVHIAPAFGEDDYRICKEQNIGFLCYVNPDGTFDERVTDADPHDQKPFAGQFCKDADKGVIRLLKARGQLLKQETYRHPYPFCPRAEDEPLIQYARKSWFIRTSQFIEDFLANNRQIAWLPEHIRDGRFGNFLESNVDWSLSRERYWGTPLPVWVCEKTGYMEAIGSYAELLAKTDVQGLEMWAQTKAAHPDFSDHLKVHKPYIDAVTYQSPKDPAARMRRVPEVIDCWFDAGCMPFAQWGYPHAPGSEERFHGNFPADFISEAIDQTRGWFYALLAISTVVHGHNAPWPHPFKTCICLGHIMGEDGTKLSKRLKNYREPKVLFERYSADALRWSFFAKNPPTSTGRLSEHNVEEAQREVLIRWFNVYSFFTIYANLDGFDPASAPAEVLARVLDGPSDLAETSGVPRAPDGVAPYAPVAYRAELDRWILHELARTAIEARRAMDAYECNPAARLISEFIDSLSNWYVRRSRARFWAAEWTQDKADAYWTLYECLLTLSRLAAPFLPFFSEVTWRTLVKPLPGAAESVHLAAYPDADAASIDAALLGEMAATREAVSLGLSARRSQNIKVRQPLGLCELVLADESQRPGLTKHLDLIMEELNVKQAEFTNAPEQYVSYEVKPNFKVLGPKFGKKMKGVSKALADGDGAAFYEQLQAGAIHIDVDGERLELTGDDVEVRLTAKEGFAAAQGKGMVVVLSTEVTELLRREGWVREFIHTVQNIRKDQGLDYDARIDVAVQTDDPAIADTIEEFRGAITREVLAASLTVAPGAAAERIRIEDNEMGLRVTAIA from the coding sequence ATGAGCAAGCAAGTATTCGAGCCGGCGCCCACGCCGTTCCAATTTGCCAAGGCGGAAGAAGAGATCATCCGGTTCTGGAAAGAGCGCGGGATCTATCACAAGAGCCTGGAACAGCGCAAGAACGCGCCGAAATTCGTGTTCTATGAGGGACCGCCGACGGCGAACGGCCTGCCCCATCCCGGCCATTGCCTTACGCGCACGGTCAAGGACATCTTCCCGCGTTATAAGACCATGACCGGCCACTATTGCGAACGCAAAGCCGGATGGGACACGCACGGCCTGCCCGTCGAAATCGAGGTCTGCAAGGAACTGGGAATCCTGGAAGGGGGCAAGACGGCCATAGAGAGCTACGGCGTCGAGCAGTTCAATCATGCGTGCATCGACTCCGTATTCCGGTATCAAAAGGAGTGGGAGGAGCTTACGGATCGCATCGGCTTCTGGGTCGACCTGGAAGAGGCGTATGTGACGTATCACCAGAGCTACGTCGAGAGCGTCTGGTGGGCGCTGAAGCAGCTCTTCGAACGCGGCCTGCTCTATCAGGGCCACAAAGTGGTCTGGTGGTGGGCGCAAGGGGGCACGGCTCTTTCCGCGGGCGAGGTCGGTGAAGGCTACCGGGACACGGACGACCCGGCGATCACCGTGGCGCTCACGCTGACGCCGGAAAGCGCGGCGCAACTGGGCCTCGGCGGGGTCAAGGCGCACCTGCTCGTCTGGACGACGACGCCGTGGACGCTGCTGAGCAATTGCGCGGCATGCGTCGGCGCGGATATCGAATATGCGTTCGTGAATCTGGAACTGAAGGATGGTTCTCACGAGGTTGTCATTCTCGCCACGCCGCTGGTGGAGAAGTATTTCCCGAAGGGCGCGGAGGTGCTGCGCGCCGTGCGCGGCGCCGACCTCCTGGGCCTGCACTACATGCCGCTTTTCAACTACGGCCCGGCGCAGGCCATCGAAGGGTCCGGCGCGCCGGGCGACATCTGGTGTGTCATCGCGGGCGATTTCGTCGACCTCGAAACGGGCACCGGCATCGTGCATATCGCGCCGGCGTTCGGCGAGGACGACTACCGCATCTGCAAGGAACAGAACATCGGCTTTCTCTGCTACGTCAATCCGGACGGCACGTTCGACGAGCGCGTGACGGACGCGGACCCCCACGACCAGAAGCCGTTTGCGGGCCAGTTCTGTAAAGACGCGGACAAGGGCGTAATCCGGCTGCTGAAAGCGCGCGGCCAGTTGCTCAAACAAGAGACGTACCGCCACCCCTATCCGTTCTGCCCGCGCGCGGAGGACGAACCGCTCATCCAATACGCGCGCAAGAGCTGGTTCATCCGGACGTCGCAGTTCATCGAGGATTTCCTCGCGAACAACAGGCAGATTGCCTGGCTGCCCGAGCATATCCGCGACGGGCGTTTTGGCAATTTCCTCGAGAGCAACGTGGACTGGTCGCTCTCGCGCGAGCGGTACTGGGGCACGCCGCTTCCGGTCTGGGTCTGTGAAAAGACGGGCTATATGGAAGCGATCGGCTCGTACGCGGAACTACTGGCGAAGACGGACGTGCAGGGCTTGGAGATGTGGGCGCAGACGAAGGCGGCGCACCCCGATTTCAGCGACCACCTGAAGGTGCACAAACCCTACATCGACGCGGTGACATACCAGAGCCCGAAAGACCCGGCGGCGCGGATGCGGCGCGTGCCCGAAGTGATCGACTGCTGGTTCGATGCGGGCTGCATGCCCTTCGCGCAGTGGGGCTACCCGCACGCGCCCGGTTCCGAGGAACGCTTCCACGGGAACTTCCCGGCGGATTTCATCAGCGAGGCGATCGACCAGACGCGCGGCTGGTTCTACGCGCTGCTCGCGATCAGCACGGTCGTGCACGGGCACAACGCGCCATGGCCGCACCCGTTCAAGACGTGCATCTGCCTCGGCCACATCATGGGCGAAGACGGCACGAAACTGTCGAAGCGGCTCAAGAACTACCGCGAACCGAAGGTATTATTCGAGAGATACAGCGCGGACGCGCTGCGCTGGAGTTTCTTCGCGAAGAACCCGCCCACGAGCACGGGCCGGCTTTCCGAACACAACGTCGAAGAAGCGCAACGCGAGGTACTCATCCGCTGGTTCAACGTCTACAGTTTCTTCACCATCTATGCGAACCTCGACGGCTTCGACCCGGCAAGCGCGCCCGCCGAAGTGCTCGCGCGGGTGCTCGACGGGCCTTCAGACCTGGCGGAGACGTCCGGCGTCCCGCGTGCGCCGGACGGCGTCGCGCCTTATGCGCCCGTCGCGTATCGCGCCGAACTTGACCGCTGGATTCTGCACGAACTGGCGCGAACGGCCATCGAGGCGCGCCGCGCCATGGACGCCTACGAGTGCAACCCCGCTGCGCGCTTGATCTCGGAGTTCATCGACAGCCTCTCGAACTGGTACGTGCGCCGCAGCCGCGCCCGGTTCTGGGCCGCCGAGTGGACGCAGGACAAGGCGGACGCCTACTGGACGCTTTACGAGTGCCTGCTCACCCTGTCGCGCCTGGCCGCGCCGTTCCTGCCGTTTTTCAGCGAGGTGACGTGGCGCACGCTCGTGAAGCCATTGCCCGGCGCAGCGGAAAGCGTGCATTTGGCCGCATATCCCGACGCTGACGCGGCTTCGATCGACGCCGCGCTGCTCGGCGAGATGGCCGCCACGCGCGAGGCGGTGAGCCTCGGCCTGAGCGCGCGCCGCTCGCAGAACATCAAGGTGCGGCAACCGCTCGGCTTGTGCGAACTCGTGCTGGCGGACGAGAGCCAGCGGCCGGGTCTGACCAAGCATCTCGACCTGATCATGGAAGAACTGAACGTCAAGCAGGCCGAGTTCACGAACGCGCCCGAACAGTACGTGTCTTATGAAGTGAAGCCGAATTTCAAGGTGTTGGGCCCCAAATTCGGCAAGAAGATGAAAGGCGTTTCCAAGGCGCTGGCGGACGGCGACGGCGCGGCGTTCTACGAGCAGTTGCAGGCGGGCGCGATACACATCGACGTGGACGGCGAACGCCTCGAATTGACCGGTGACGACGTCGAGGTGCGCCTGACCGCGAAAGAAGGCTTTGCCGCCGCGCAGGGCAAGGGCATGGTCGTGGTGTTGTCCACGGAGGTCACCGAGTTGCTGCGCCGCGAAGGTTGGGTCCGCGAATTCATCCACACGGTCCAGAACATCCGAAAGGACCAGGGCCTCGACTACGACGCGCGCATCGACGTGGCCGTGCAGACGGACGACCCCGCCATCGCGGACACTATCGAGGAATTCCGCGGCGCCATCACCCGGGAAGTGCTCGCCGCCAGCCTCACCGTCGCCCCCGGCGCGGCCGCCGAGCGCATCAGGATCGAAGACAACGAGATGGGCCTCCGGGTAACAGCGATAGCGTGA